CCTGCTTGAGCTGGTCGCGTACGGCGTCTGCGGCGGCCCAGTCCTTGCGGCCGCGGGCCTGTGCGCGCTGCTCCAGGGCCAGCGCGACCAGCGAGTCCACCACGCCGCGCAGGTCGTCCGCGCGGCCGCCACCGGTCCACGCCGGGTCGAGGGGGTCGACCCCGAGGATATCCAGCATGGCGCGCGCCGAGGCCAGCGCCGTGCGGACGGTCACATCGTCGCCGCCGGTCAGCGCGGTGTTGCCGTCGCGGACCACCTCGTGCAGGACGGCGAACGCGGCGGAGGTGTTCAGGTCGTCGTCCATGGCCGCCGCGAACGCGCCCGGCAGCTCACCGAGCTGGCCGGCGCCGACGCGCTCGACGGCCCGCTGCACGAACCCCTCGATCCGGCGGTACGCGACGGCGGCCTCGCGCAGCGCGTCCTCCGAGTAGTCGATCCGGGACCGGTAGTGCGCGGCGGCGTAGTAGTAGCGCAGCTCCACCGGGCGCACCCCGAGGGAGTCGACGTACGTCAGGTCGAGGGCGTTGCCGAGCGACTTGCCCATCTTGGCGCCGCCGATGCTGAGCAGCCCGTGGTGCACCCAGTAGCGGGCGAACGGCAGCCCGGCGGCCTGCGACTGGGCGATCTCGTTCTCGTGGTGGGGGAAGGTGAGGTCCAGCCCTCCGCCGTGGATGTCGAACTCGGCGCCGAGGTAGCGCCAGCACATCGCCGAGCACTCGATGTGCCAGCCCGGCCGGCCCCGCCCCCACGGCGACGGCCAGTAGGCGTCCGCCGGCTCGTCGGGCTTGGCGCCCTTCCAGAGCGCGAAGTCGCGCGGGTCGCGCTTGCCCCGGTCGGGCGCGTCCCCGGCCGACTGCATCGCGTCCGGCGACTGCCCCGACAGGGAGCCGTACGCCGGCCACGAGCAGACGTCGAAGTAGACGTCGCCGGAGTCGTCGGTGGCCGGGTAGGCGTGCCCGTCGGCGATCAGCTTGGCGATCAGCTCGTGCATCTCCGGGATGTGCCCGGTGGCCCGCGGCTCGTACGTCGGGGGCAGCACGTTGAGCGCCCGGTAGGAATCGGCGAGGATCAACTCGTTGGCGTACGCGATCGACCAGAACGGCCGGCCCTGCTCCATCGCCTTGACCAGGATCTTGTCGTCGATGTCGGTCACGTTGCGGATGAAGGTGACCTCGTAGCCGGCGGCGAGCAGCCAGCGGCGCAGCACGTCGTAGTTGACGCCGGAGCGAAGGTGACCGATGTGCGGCGGGGCCTGGAGGGTGAGACCACACAGGTAGACCCCCACCTTGCCGGCTTCCCGCGGGACGAAGTCCCGCACCGATCGGGTGGCGGTGTCATACAGGCGTAGCGTCACCGTACAAGGGTAGCCGTCCCACGCGTTCCGGGGTTGTCCGGAGCCGGGTCGTACGCTGCTGGCGTGGAGACGACGGCGCGGGGCGGGGAGACGGCGCAGACGCTGGACCGGGGGCTGCGCCTGCTGCACCTGGTCGCCGACGCGCCGGGCGGGCTGACCGTCACCGAGGCGGCGAACCGGTTGGGCGTCGGCCGGGCGGCGGTGTACCGGCTGGTCGGCGCGCTCGCCGCGCACGGCATGCTGCGCCGCGACGGCGAGGGCCGCCTGCGCCTCGGCGCCGGGGTGCTGCACCTGGCCCGGCGGGCCCAGCCGCTGCTCGCCGAGGGGGCACTGCCCGCGCTGCGCCGCCTCGCCGAGCAGGCCGGCGCGACCGCCCATCTGACGGTGGTCGAGGGCGGCGAGGGGGTCGCGCTCGCCGTGGTCGAGCCGAGCTGGACGTCGTTCCACGTCGCGTACCGGACGGGGGCACGGCACCCGCTGGAGCGCGGTGCGGCCGGGCGGGCCATCCTCGCCGGCCGGACGGGCGCCGCCGGCCCGGTGAGCACCGCCGGGGAACTCCAGTCCGGCGCGTACGGGGTGGCCGCCCCGGTGCTCGGTGTGCCGGGCCTGGAGGCGAGCGTCGGGGTGGTGGCGCTGGCCCCGCTGGACGCCGAGGTGGTCGGCGCGCAGGTCCTCGCTGCCGCCACCGCCATCGCCACCGCCCTCTCCTGAGCCACCGCGGTCCTTTCCCGAGCCGCCGCCCCGAGCGGCCGTCCTCCCCGGGTCGTCGCCCCGCAGGTCCGGGGCGGCCCCCTACCACATCAGGTGGCCGCCGCGCCGGTTGTCCACAGTCGGCATTCCTCGGGGCGGCCCCGGTTGTCCACAGGGCTGTCGGGCGGGGCCGGACGGCGGGCACGCTGCCCACATGCCACCTCCACCGCACCGGCCCGGCGTACTGGCCTGGCAGGTCTTCCGCGGCTCAGACGCGATCCGACAGGGGCTGGTCACCGAGCACCAGCTGCGCAGCTCGGCCTGGCTGCGCCTGCGTCACGACGTCTACGCCGACGCCCGGCTGGACCGGGACCACGCCCTGGCCTGCCGGGCCGCCGCCCTGCGGCTGCCGCCCGAGGCGATCGTCGCCGGCCCCTCAGCGGCCTACCTGCACGGCGTCGAGCACGCCGCCTCCTTCGCCGACGACGTGCACGTCCTCGTCCCCAGGACGATGCGCCTCGGCCCGCAGCGGGGCCTGCGCGTGCACTCCACGGGCCCGGCCACGCCGCCGTCGTGCGCGTCCGCGCGATCCCGAGGGGCGGGCGACGGTCCGGGCGTGCCGGGCCGGCCGCCCGCCGACCGCCGGCACATCGCGGCCTGTCCGCCCGGCGAGGACCCGGGCACGGCGGCCCGCCCGGCCGCCGAGCGCCGCAACGTCGCGGTCCGCCCGCCCGCCGGTGGTCGGAGCACGGCGGCCCGTCCGTCCACCACCGGCCGGGCCGGCGCGGTCCTTCCGTCCCCGGGCGGCCTGCTGGTGGCGGATCTGCGGACCGCCGGCGTGCCGCCTCGCACGGATCCGACCTCGGCGGCCTGGGAGACGGCGGTCTGGTTGGAACCGCTCCGTGCGGTCGGCATCGTCGACTCGCTGCTCCGGCAGGGGCTGACCAGCCGCGAGGCCCTCGTCGCCGTCGCCGACCGCAACGCCGAGCGGCCCGGCGGTCGCCGGGCGCGCTGGGTGTTCGAGTTGGCGGATCCGGGCGCCCGGTCGCCGGTCGAGTCCGAGTTGCGGGTGCGGCTGGTGCTGGCGGGGCTGCCGCGCCCCGCCGCCCGGCACCCGGTCCGGGTCGCCTCCGGGCTGGTCCTGCACGCCGACCTGGCGTGGCCGGCGTACCGCGTCGCCGTCGCCCAGGACGGGCGGCACGCCGAGGTCGGCAACGGGCACCTCGACCGGATCGCCGGACTGGTCGGTGCCGGATGGCTCGTGCTGCCCGTGACCGGCAGGCGACTACGCCAGGACTTCCCCGGTGTCCTGCGCGAGGTTCGCGCCGCGCTCGGGGCCCGGGGCTGGCGCCAGTGACCGGGACGCTCCCGCCACCGTCCGGCGGATCGGCCGCCCGCCGCCGGACATGCGAGGGGCCCGGCCGAACGAGTCGGCCGGGCCCCTGCCGTCCGCCGTTACGGGCGGGCGTTGGGCTTGAGCGGGGTCTTCACCGCCGCGTACGCGTCGACGATGCCGTAACCGTAGAAGCCGTTGAAGTTCAGCCCTCCGGCGCAGTAGGCGTCGAACTCGGCGTCCCGGCCCTCGTTGACGTACGACTGCAGGCGCGGCTCCGGGCAGGCGTGCTCGGCCGCCGTCCGGTAGAGGTGCTGCTCCACCAGCTTCGGCGCCATCCCGAAGCCGCCGTGACGCTCCTTCTTGCCGTGCTTGCTGACGATCAGCGCGGCGACGCCGGAGGCGTGCGGGGCCGCCATCGAGGTGCCCTGCAGGTAGGTGTAGTAGCCGCACTCACCGTTGGCCTTGCACTGCTTGAAGACCGTCTCCTCGAACCCGGCGACGATGTTGCCGTTGGCGTCGACCGAGCCCTCCTCCTGGAGCACCTTCTTCGGGTACGTCGAGAGGATCATGTTGGCGTCGGTGCGGTAGGTGTCCGTGCCGAAGCCGTCACGGAACCAGCCGCCGGGCGCCGCCACGGAGATCTGCTCGGTGCCGTAGTTCGAGAAGTCCGACTTCTTGCCCGACGGCCCGACCGACGACACGCCGATCACGTTGGGGCCCTCGGCGGGCAGGTCCCAGCAGCTGTCGTTGTCGATCTCGCGCGGATAGGGCGCGGTGTCACCGTAGTCCGGGCTCGACACGTCGGTGCGCGGGTCGCCCAGGTCCTCGTGGTTGTTGCCCAGCGCGCCGACCAGGGTGACGCCCCGGTCGTGGGCGAAGTTCAACGCCCGCTTCATGGCCTTGATGATGGCTCGCTGCTCGGCCTGGTGCTCCGGAGAGTCGGCCGGGTTGGCGGTGCAGTTGTAGAGCCACGGGTCGACGTAGAAGGACATGTTGACCACGTCCAGGCCGACCTTGCCGGCGTGCAGCAGGCTGTTGACCACCGGCTCCAGGAAGAAGTAGCCGGAGTCCTGGCCGCCCTTCAGCTCGACCAGGGAGATGTTCGGGGCGACGCCGGAGAGGCCGAAGCCGTTGGCGGCGGCGCCGATCGTGCCGGCCACGTGGGTGCCGTGCCCGCCGTCGTCGGTGCCGACCGGGTCGAGGCAGCTCGCCACCTCGCACGGGCCGTCGACGTCCACCATGTCGGGGGCGAAGTTGCGGGACAGCGCCCAGTTGAAGTTCGGCGCGATGTCGGGGTTGCTGGCGTCGACGCCGGTGTCCAGCACGCCGACGGTGACCCGGCGGTCGCCCGGCTCGACCTTGCGCGCCTGGTCCGCCCGGATCATCTCCAGGCCCCAGAGCTTCTCGTCCAGCGGGTCCATCTTCTTGCCGCGCTTGGCGCCCGCGCCCTTGGC
The window above is part of the Micromonospora sp. M71_S20 genome. Proteins encoded here:
- the cysS gene encoding cysteine--tRNA ligase, coding for MTLRLYDTATRSVRDFVPREAGKVGVYLCGLTLQAPPHIGHLRSGVNYDVLRRWLLAAGYEVTFIRNVTDIDDKILVKAMEQGRPFWSIAYANELILADSYRALNVLPPTYEPRATGHIPEMHELIAKLIADGHAYPATDDSGDVYFDVCSWPAYGSLSGQSPDAMQSAGDAPDRGKRDPRDFALWKGAKPDEPADAYWPSPWGRGRPGWHIECSAMCWRYLGAEFDIHGGGLDLTFPHHENEIAQSQAAGLPFARYWVHHGLLSIGGAKMGKSLGNALDLTYVDSLGVRPVELRYYYAAAHYRSRIDYSEDALREAAVAYRRIEGFVQRAVERVGAGQLGELPGAFAAAMDDDLNTSAAFAVLHEVVRDGNTALTGGDDVTVRTALASARAMLDILGVDPLDPAWTGGGRADDLRGVVDSLVALALEQRAQARGRKDWAAADAVRDQLKQAGVVVEDTPQGPRWTIGEQD
- a CDS encoding IclR family transcriptional regulator, translated to METTARGGETAQTLDRGLRLLHLVADAPGGLTVTEAANRLGVGRAAVYRLVGALAAHGMLRRDGEGRLRLGAGVLHLARRAQPLLAEGALPALRRLAEQAGATAHLTVVEGGEGVALAVVEPSWTSFHVAYRTGARHPLERGAAGRAILAGRTGAAGPVSTAGELQSGAYGVAAPVLGVPGLEASVGVVALAPLDAEVVGAQVLAAATAIATALS
- a CDS encoding S8 family serine peptidase, with the protein product MSKRFTAGAVASATALALAVTGMSVPASAEPSSARTFTVVAEDGVSADAAIAAIRSAGGTVVSRSDDVGMFRVTSDRADFAAKATAATALIGASEQKAIGRKPKLDRVEQEHLLAAAAAKGAGAKRGKKMDPLDEKLWGLEMIRADQARKVEPGDRRVTVGVLDTGVDASNPDIAPNFNWALSRNFAPDMVDVDGPCEVASCLDPVGTDDGGHGTHVAGTIGAAANGFGLSGVAPNISLVELKGGQDSGYFFLEPVVNSLLHAGKVGLDVVNMSFYVDPWLYNCTANPADSPEHQAEQRAIIKAMKRALNFAHDRGVTLVGALGNNHEDLGDPRTDVSSPDYGDTAPYPREIDNDSCWDLPAEGPNVIGVSSVGPSGKKSDFSNYGTEQISVAAPGGWFRDGFGTDTYRTDANMILSTYPKKVLQEEGSVDANGNIVAGFEETVFKQCKANGECGYYTYLQGTSMAAPHASGVAALIVSKHGKKERHGGFGMAPKLVEQHLYRTAAEHACPEPRLQSYVNEGRDAEFDAYCAGGLNFNGFYGYGIVDAYAAVKTPLKPNARP